Genomic DNA from Coffea arabica cultivar ET-39 chromosome 7e, Coffea Arabica ET-39 HiFi, whole genome shotgun sequence:
GAGGTCAAGGGTTAACTTAAAGTCTTTGTAATGATCAACGGATCAACTGTCTGTCGGCAAATCTTTGTTAGCTGATAGGTGTTATTTTTTGTTCCCTCGAGATGGAAACCAAAAAAGGAGGGAGATATTCTGTGGTGGTTCTTTCTCTAATATCAGACTCTCAAATTAAGTTTAGTATTAAATGGTTAAAAACTTCACTTAGAGATACTCGTTAAAGGAACGGTGCTCAAAAGGGATCATAGTGTATATAAACTATAATTAGATGACAATAACACAAGGCTTGCATGAAAACCATCATTAATGTTATTTTCTAGGAAACATGCTTAATTGCAAATACAGCCCATCCTTGAGCATTTTCTCCTTAATCGCGGGCTAAACTGCCAATTTGTTCTTCTTTcttcaattaattaattgacgGCCGCTTAACCACTGCCGATTCTTAACATGGAAGATGTGATGTGAAACTacgaggaaagaaaagaaagagaaattgctTTATGTTGTTTCAACTACCTCAAGTTTGGCCTTACGTGCGAAGCTTTATTATGTTATACCACGAAATACAAAGTGAAAGAGAGTGAAGAGGACAATTACACGAGGCTCTGGAAAATAGAAGAACAATCTAAGTACTTGGCAGCATCACAAATGACCAGCAAAAGCCTCGGAAAAATCTGCACTAGAACGTTGACAATTCGAGATTATACCATCCATCATAAATTGTCCACCTGTTATTGATTGAGATTATCCGagagtaaaatttgaattttaaatttaaatacagATGAGTTGTCATACATCAAatgctgatagtgtatatactatcgatgtataaaaaattaatctttattaattattcttttttataAGATAATTATCGTCTGAATAAATTTCCTTTTACTGTAGAAATAATTACTAGCTGATGTATTGGAGTAGAGGAAAACCCTTTACTTCAAAGTCGGAGAGACTGGAGAGAACTGAAATCTTTAACtcaaatctctttttttttcctgcaaCACTTTGGTCGTTGTCCAACATAACTTTATGTGCCATCTGTTGAAAATGGGCTAAAGCCAAACATTGAATTGGTATTACTACTATTTTGATTTTGTCATCATTCTATTTTGAGGTTTATTTTTTGTGTCCGAGACTATTGTCATGAATGATTAAAACAACAAATCCCAAGCTAAGAAAAGAGATGATGCGGTATATagggatttttttcttttccctctttcGGGGGATGGGCTTCAAAATCACATAATGCTCACAAACATCATACATGGTCTGATGATTGGAATCTATCATCTAGGGTGTTTGGAATCTATCAAAAGATGATTGGAGTTGGATATGAACTGAGCCCAGATGGCGCTGCCCATAATAGCCGGGGCGTCGGGCATGGCACACTATGGGCTTTTCTATGTCCATGACTTTGACAAATTGAATTTCTACATGTACCGAAAAAATACTTTCTACAAAAATTGGAGAAAGGAAAAGTGTCTAGAATTTTGAAAAGGGCCCAACCGGGTTCGAACCGGTGACCTCTTGATCTGCAGTCAAATGCTCTACCACTGAGCTATGGACCCCATTGTAGCAACCAGCTTCCATGATCAATATTATCAATCGAAATTTGTCTCCATTTGTTTACACTATATAGCATATATGCCATGTAGGTGACAATCATATGATGAAAATCACGAGAGGTATTTCTACCTTTcgtacccccaaaaaaaaaataaaaaggaggtTTCTCTTAATATTACATGACACTCTTACAATTTTAAAAATAGCACTTGCCtcttttacttttattatttgtgtaacaaattttttaaaaactctaaACTACCATTTCacttgctaaataaaaatattccTAAATCACTTTGttcatttcaagaaaacaatGACCTCAAAAATAATCTCTTGTGGTACTACCACATCACAATGCTATACCCCATAAaactataaattttaaaaataaaaaagatatttgGAAAAAATATACTTGCATCAATTTAATTCTATATGCTCAAAACCGTTttcttatgaatttttttttattttttccaacatCTTCTCAACCCTTGTTCAAACCATTAAACTATaccaatcattataaaaatcaattcaaaataaacaaataaatcataccCCACTTTATAATAATcacaaaaaaagtaaaaaaagtaaataaaatttaatttattataatttacaaataaaatattgcacagtcatccaaaaaatacaagttaaataaaatgatggagagaagggaaaaagaagaaagtaacttttgtttcttttttttaattttatttttgaactctatttatttgatatgtTGTGAATTATATGTCAAGTGAGAATTAATATAATCTTTTTACAATTACTACAGGTGATAAGTAATATTTCTAAAACTtaagtgatattaagagaaacaTCAAATAATTTGAAGTGACTTTTACATTTTCACTTTATATCTCAAAGCCTTTTTTGGCGCAATGGCAACATGTGCCTTTCGACTCTGCACCTTTTTCATCCATATTTATTTGCTGTGGTCATTCTCCAAACGTTCGTCCCACTGATCCTTGGATGAGTGGCTGCAAACAATTTGAGTTTCAGTACTTTCAGTTTCTGTTCAATATAATTTGGACTGAGCTAACATGGACGGAAAACTTTCTTCTAGATTGACAAAAATGTATTTGCATTCTTGCTCTATTAGGCTCCAAACATACAATTTGTTTGATCAGATTCAAACCTGATAACATCAAATTAAGTCAGAATCAACTCGATTCACAGCCTTAACTTGAACCAAAATGGACGAGAAGTTTTCATCGGATCCATGGTTTGGAAGAACACTTTCTGCATAACAATACCATACAGGTTGTAGGTATTATACAAGTCACTGTTCTCCAGTCTGCCTAAGCAAAAACTTGTGAATCTTGCCGGTGGATGTCTTAGGAAGCTCTTCAGTGTCCTAGGCACCATGAAAAGCGGCATTCTTGACTTGCAAAACTACTCTCTCACATCCTTCTCCGATGGTTTCTGATCAATCTCCACTCGGCGTCTCCCCCCAAAACTTATCCGGTCTTGCCACCTCCTCATTCACAGCCGGATGAGTATACAAAACAgattcaatttttctttcttttgtaaaTAGCCTTCATCTTATTCCTGACAacatcaaaaaaaatttctattctaattcagttttctttttcttttaaattataCTAAAGAAAGcagtattaatttttttccctttttgacatGTCAATGTGAATACTGACTGATTCATCTTCTTGACATGTTTAATGCTTTCAATTTAATGAATAATGTGTATTAAAACATTAGTGTTGTGTAGAAGAAGGTTACAAGATTTTGACTAGGCCAGGTGCTAAAACTAATGTAGGCTTTTTCTTGAACCAATCTTTTGGGCCAATGAATACACTGCCCATTTGTAAGTTGGCCTATTAATAAGACGGTGATGGGTCCTTATTATTCATGTACTTGCATAAGCCCCATTTGTACaaccttttcaaaattttaggcATGAAACAAGTGCAATTTCTGCTTTAGGTAATGCCTTTTcagttttaagtttttttttttttttttgaacacgATAGATTCTAATCCAATCTAGACGAAAGCCTATGCACCTATTGGCAAAACTTCTTGGATTTTTAGAATGCAAACCCAAAGGATTCGATTTTTTGACCTACACCCAAGTAGAGTTTTAAAACTCTTTTTTGATGGCCAACTACTcctttttcattaatttttaattCACCATTTGAGAATGTCACATAAAATGCACATAGGAGTATTATTTATCTATAACGCATCATCTTTCATGTTTCCCTATAGTGAGAGTTGATAtttccctttgtttttttttttctttcctgatGGGTCAACTTCATTGTTGCTAAGCTAATGCTATGGTAGTACCGACCCTGGCATTGGGTATATTTGGCCATTGTTTCATTCTCCATAGTTGCTGAAATTCAATGCATCACGGGTCACCGCCccccacctcaaaatcactttGTCTAGCCATGTATACGCTAAACAGAACTTTTCACTAGAATCCACCTTTTCCACTCTCATCAACTTCTTCACAAAACCTATTTATGAACTTTCACATGAAAGTGTACGATGGTTATGAATCACTTTAGTTTCCAGTCTCTAATCACAAGGGTTGCTTATTCTGGATCACCGCAGATATGTGAACTGCACTCTTAAAAGTTCCAAATATGAATTTATCAAGCGAGTTCCATAAGAGTGAGTGAGTGACTATAAAAATAAGCAGTTGGGATCCTCTGTGCCACTATTCGATGCCAAATCCAGTGTCAATTATATTTAATTGGACCCTTATGTTGCTCAATTTACGATAtagacttctttttttttttttcaggatccAACATTCATCAAAGTGATAGTTTATAGATAATGGAGATGTTTTATCATATATTGAACTATTGTTacaaagtttcatttttttaaatatacttTCATGTGTCCGTgattataatattttacttttttaaaattcctccatagattgtaatttttttcaaaaatataatgtaCTGTGCGTAGCACGGGCATTTATACTAGTTTAAATAAACAACAtatgacaaattaaataaataggaCACTTGGCATAAATATAGAAGTGGCACTGAATTGTCACTGAAAAAGTGGCACTGAGGATCCCGTGTGAAAACTAAGAGGTAAACATTCTTAAATTCATAGAATTTGGCCTGAAGCTAAAGTACGTACTTAtttagggttaatcacattttatccccttaaagaataccccatttctcagtttaccccctaacctttatTGATCATTATCAGCGTCAccaatttcaattgatgattattaatcaggtcacaaattcatcttaagatattttcttgggaataaaatgagaaactagaaaggaaagaggaaaacccaaaattaaaagaattgaaaggctaaaaaaattatattttaggaaagtgatttgaatatttttttaatcatttaaggagacgATAGATCTctacaattcctcttttttaatttcaatcattaaggtgaaggtttttgtgggaaagaggaagaattaaataaagaagaaaaagaaaaagaaataaaaaaaaggaaaacaaggtaaatgaaaagtcaaaataatgcaagggcaattttgtcctaaagggggttaagtgagcaaaattaaaggttagggggtaaactgagaaataaggtattctttaaggggataaaatgtgattaacccacTTATTTATTGCTTTCTACCACCTCCCTTTTCTACATCTGCATGGTTTCTTGGTTGACAATTTGGTCATCATGGAGAGAGGAATCATGTGACCGAGCAAGTCGAATTTAACTCTTAAGGAATTGAAATCTGATGAACaatcaaagaaacaaaaatgtgTACTTTAGTACATATTGGTATAGCCGTGTAAGATTAATGGCACTTCACCAATGGCCGCTTGAGCTATTAACTGCAGTATATTTGTCACTCCATTCGCTTCTCAAATTATAACCACACACACATGGATACGTGTAATCCAATCCGATACACTTGTTTATACTGTGCAGGGTTATTGgtgagaaaggaaaaacaaagaattaatcttataaagattgatagtgtatacattattgcataattttaattttaaattttaatttcaaatgaGTTGTTATATATATCTTACATTGATAATATATGTACTGTCAGCGCGTATGtaagattaattaaaaaaatttaaaatttgccTTTCATAACCTATTGAAGTTTCAAAAGACGCACTTCCCAATCTAATGGTTTTAGGAGTATTATATATCTTTTGGAACGGGCAAAGAAAGAGTAGTATCTTTCATGCCATGAATTTCATGAAAAACTATGGAAATTAGTACTTGACAATACcacctttttgtttttcttgaatgagaagtggagggggaaaagaaaaggaaccagtaaaaataagaagatttTGACCGTTTCACGGCTTGACCCTCCTATGAAGTGTCCTCCATAAATGCCTGCTCCAAGGCTGCTATTTGGAACATTCATCTAATGCAGCTCATTGAAAATTAAATGCACATGTATTGGTTGGTCAGCAAAAGCCTGCCTTTGAGATTTATGGATTGCGAATTACTCATAAAACATTTGCCAATCCAATGTACTGTCCCGAAACAATAAGCTTATAAAAATGTGTAGATTCTGAGGTAGAAACCTGGAAATTGAACCGAAGTCTTGACCAAGTCTGAGAGTTTCTGTTAGTACAAGTTTTTAGAAGGGCGCGtccaaatttgaattcaaatgtCTAATGCTATAGTACAAAAtatagtgaaaaaaaaaaaaagactatacAAAATATAGTGAAAAACGATTCCTCAATTTGAAGCATTAATTGTTATTAATCTCATTCTGGTTTGCCGGTTCAATCAGGGTAACCGGTTAGCTAATCGGAATGGATTAGCATTTGAACCGGACGAAGAAGAAACGCGTTCACTGGTCCACGATTTGCAAATTTATTTAACTAGTAAAATTCAGAAAACCCGCAAATTTAACCTCCACTTCAACAAtcataatatttgtaataactcaaataatatttaacCTCCATCCGTTTTGACCCGTGATTTATTAGGTTGATCCAGTAACACATTGTCCTGATGACTTTATTAGGTTGATTTTCATGAGGCCTAATTAACTATGCTCTACGATTAATGAAATTCGTAGAACTTTTATCTAAACTAGTACAACTTTGGTATAATCATGATTATTTTTACACCAACTTAGTTGTCAGAGCTGATAATTTTATGTTTTCACCAAATATTGTAAGAATTACATAACTAGATAGAATTAAACCAAAGTTCAACTTGAAAAGCCCTGAATGCGAAAGCCCTAACATAGATTTAACCAGTAGTATTTAGTTTAATCTTAACATTTTAGTGACGAATTTTTTCACTCCGCCATTCATTTTATCATTAATTGGTAGGTTTAGCTGGTTGGGAAGATGGATTTTGCTATGCTATAATATTGCCGCCATTATTGGAGAGACTTATGAAAGCTACAAGACCTGTATTAAGAAAACTGCGAGAGAGTGGATGCTATCCGCTACACAGCAAGGCCTGCACCAACAGTAAGAATCACATTTGGAATTTTTAATGTTCACAAGGTCCATATTTTCACTCCTGTAGCTTGTAATTGATCTCACATCATGGGTTAAATTTCTTGGCAAcgtcatgaacttcctttgtAGTATGGATCGTGTTGGAGTCTCCAATATTTTCTAAAGAAAAAGAGCAAATTCTTCAGTTGAAGCTTTTGAAAGAGTAACTAGGTAGGAATATATAgagaaaaaatatatttctaaaACAAAGTTAAAACATTTAAATGCCAACATAGTTAGAACATATAAAAGCAACCGCTACATGCAGCAAAACACCGACTTCATGATTTGCTGGACGCGGAATGCAAATTCGGCCAATGTAGCTGGAGCTTTTAATGGCCACCTGTTCTAACTAAGTAACTTCaaaatcatttcttttttttttctttctttaattgcTTTTTTCTTCTGTATATAATTTCGCCTGACACATTCGTTATGAGAAGGAGAGAGGCATTGGCAGAAAGATTGGAGAGAAAATTTTCGATTATCTTcctttcattcattcatttattcatgGATAAATTCAAACCCCGTCTTGCAAATTCATCTCCATTAACCCCATTAACATTTTTGGAAAGAGCTGCCATTGTTTATGGAGACTGTACTTCCATAGTTCACAACACCACCACCACCTACACCTGGTCAGAAACCTATACTCGCTGCCTCAAAATCGCTTCCTCCATTTTATCCCTCGGCATCAAAAGGGGCGATGTAGTTTCCGTGATCGCCCCGAATATCCCAGCTATGTACGAGCTCCAATTCGCTGTCCCAATGGCGGGTGCTGTCCTCAACAACATCAACACCCGGTTGGACGCGAGAACCATTTCTGTTCTCCTCCAACACTGCGAATCAAAGCTCGTGTTCGTGGACTACTATCTTAGATCAATAGTCTTGGATGCAGTTTCCATGTTCCCACAACATTTGACGGCCCCAGTGCTCGTCCTCATTGAGGATGATGATGCTGATATGGAAGTGGAACCCTCATTGTCAAGAATTCATGGTTTTCTTGATGCTAGTTATGAGGGTTTGGTGAAGAAATCAAATATTGACGAGTTTGAGTGGGTCAGACCTAATAATGAGTGGGATCCAATGACGCTGAATTACACCTCTGGCACGACCTCATCGCCCAAAGGTGTGGTGCATTCGCATAGATccctcttcatcatcactttcgaTTCTCTAGTAAATTGGTCAGtcccaaaacaacccatttatTTATGGACTCTTCCTATGTTCCACTCCAACGGGTGGAGCTACACTTGGGGGATGGCCGCCGTGGGCGGCACAAATATTTGCCTTCGAAGAGTCGACGCTGGAATAATATACGCATGCGTAGGATTGCACGATGTCACACACATGTGTGGTGCACCCGTGGTGCTGAACATGATAGCAAATTCTTCCCATGCAAAGTCGCTCAAAAACCCCGTGCATTTCCTCACTGGCGGTGCACCTCCACCTGCCACCGTGGTTCTTCGGACGGAGTCTTTAGGATTTGTTGTTAGTCATGGATATGGATTGACTGAGGTGGCCGGAGTAGTTGTTTCTTGTGCATGGAAGCCGATGTGGAATGCATTGCCGGCTACCGAGAGGGCTAAGTTGAAAGCAAGGCAAGGAGTGAGGACTCTGGGGATGACTGAGGTGGACGTGGTGGAGCCGGAGACAGGCGTTAGTGTGAAGAAAGATGGGTCGAGCATGGGTGAAATTGTACTTAGAGGTGGATGTTTAATGCTGGGGTATCTCAAAAACCCTGAGGGGACCTCAAGATGCTTGAGGGAAAATGGTTGGCTTTATACAGGAGATGTTGGGGTGATGCATCCAGATGGGTACTTAGAAATTAAGGACAGATCAAAGGATATTATCATCAGCGGTGGGGAGAATGTGAGCAGTGTTGAAGTTGAGTCTGTGTTGTATACCAATCCTGTGGTGAATGAGGCTGCTGTCGTGGCTAAGCCTGATGATTATTGGGGTGAAACGCCATGTGCTTTTGTGAGTTTGAAGGAGAATGTAAGGAAAAAGCCCAGAGAAAAGGATATTATTGAGTTTTGTAGAGCAAGGTTACCTCATTATATGGTGCCTAAGAATGTGGTTTTCATGGATGAGCTTCCTAAGACTGCTACAGGAAAGATTCAGAAGTTCAGCCTCAGAGATGTTGCCAAGAAAATTGGGATGTTGCCACAAGCTGCAGCAGTAATAAGTCGGATGTAACATTGAGGAAATTGTCAAATGATGAAATTCTTTGTGAGGTTTTACTTAGAAATTGCAATTGGTTTTTATACTTTGTGAAAAGATATCAAATTGATTGTGGTCGAGATGAACAACAATCTAGTGCAGTCAACAGATCATTGATTTCTGAAATTGTTTCGTGAGTTTAGACACATAAGGAGATTGTTTCAGGATACCAAATGCCGGTTATTGTCATTGATCATGTATATTTCTCTAGTTGTTCTTCTTTGGAAACGACCGTCTATGATCTCCAACATTTACATGTGCTATACCTAAAAGTTGTATTGATGATTGGGTTCAGTTTTGATGGAACTCTATTTGCTACTTAGTATCGAAACTATAGATATTTCAACATGAACTTCTGGAAAGCATATTAATTTACTGGTGGCAGTGAACTGAAGTCAGAATAGCATGAAAAAGTAggcaaaagaaataaatattctCACCGCTATAGAATTTCAAGAAAGCTCATAATTAAATTTGTTGGTTCTCCTTTCCTAGTTCTCGCTTTACATTTTTCAGATTTGGGAGTAAAGTTGAAGGAGAAAAATCGATCACAAATTGCCATGCGATCAGGAGCTGTATAGCTGCTTGATTTTACATTGGGGTGTCCCAGTCCAAAAACAACCAGGCAAGTGGTACTTTTTACCGAGACGGCAAGACTTTTGCTTATTAACCTTATCCCAGAAGACatctcaaaagccggcaactcttgaagAGCTTCCAGAGACTAATAAACCCAAACCCACCCCCCTCCCCCCGAAACCGATGTGTGATGGAAACCCACATAGGCAAGCCCACAGGCAAGTGGTACTTGATTATACATTTCTTGAAAAATGACAACCAAAAGAAACAAACTGGTTAAAATAGAACGAAGGACCAAGCTAAGTCAACTAAGTGCAGTCTGTCCCCATCCGTCCTTTCCTCTTCTAACAGTCTGGCTCTTTAGCGTTTGTTGACACAATATAAAAGGGGGAGAGTCTAATTAAAAGTGCCCATCCCATTTATTATTTGGAAAGGTAGCACTGCAATTAAATCATATTCCTAGCCTGTGGAATTTTGTTTCCATTATTGACACTTCCACATCAATTTAATGTGACAGGTCAATGAAAATGTGCAACCacaaaaaaatgcaaacaatAAATGTTGTTGGTTATTTATGCTAACGACGGCCTTAATGAGCTTGATTGCAAGGTAATGTGGGGCATGATAGATAAAAATACTGTGATTTTGAGGATTGAAAGTGCTATGAAAGGCAGGATTAATTACATTTGCCACCCAAAGTCGGTAACACGTATATAAGGGAGCTAGGTTCAATCCATTAGCGGTACTCTTTAAAGTGTTTGAGTGCTTCTTtcgtcccattttgatagttcacacaattcaagaaaaattagttaatttaatTGGAAGAATAAATGTAGCATAGACAGTATTTTGCTGAAATACTCTTACATTGATTACAATAGCTGAAATACCATGAAAAGTTGCACCATTCAAGATATGAATTCACGCAATTAATGAATAAAATAGGTTATACTCATCGATAACAAAGTACATTAAATAAGAATATTttaattagaaaataaaaacggCGTCTCTCAAATGGGATTTAAGATCATTAAATGGTTCGTTGGTTAATTGGCCTTCTTTAATGTTATAGTTGGGCGATAACGTTGATAACTTGGTTGGGTTTCCTTTTCGTAATCAATGACTTAGCCGGTAATGGCCCCCGTAGTCGAAGAAAGCAACAATTGTGAGTAAGCCAACTATCCAATTGTTTTCCATGTTCGACTTACTCTGGCAATCAGGTCTCGGAGTTTCTGAGCCAACCACAGGCCAAAAAGTGATGCTGCAAGTGCAACTCTTGGTTTTTTATGGCCGAAAATGTAGTTTACACTTGCCATCAATCATCGATGTTGGAAGGGTGTTGATGTTCCGTGTTCCATATCCTGATTGTTTGAGATAAGATTTTATGTAGGATTTGTCAAACACTAAGATCAAACAATTTCCAATTCATTGATGATTCAGAGAATATGAATActttgattattattattaagttGCATCCTTTTCTTGGTGAAATTGGCCCTATTAAACTGCCGACCGACCAGTGACCACATCGTATCTTAGGGGATGCTCCAATTCAGGTAAATGCGAGCAAGACAGAACTCAACTTGTCAGAGGTGGGCAACTGGTGCTCCTGTCTCTGCAGTCTCTGTACTGATCGGCGGCCGATTACCAGCAGGCTAATAATTTAGATTGGGCTGCAAAGGGTCTATCTGGTCTTCTAGGAGCATTGATCTTTAGGCCCATATTTGGCAGTGTAAAAAAACTTGCTTCGTGGACCTGAAATTCATCTGATCTTTCCTGTGTAAGGCACAACATTTTTGCTCGAATTGAAACAAAGAAATGAAATCATTCGGGAAAAGTGCTTAATTTGAAACTAAAAACCTGTacaaaaaaaatcttgatttaGGATCTCTGTTTGATTGGGTGTAAGATATTTtccctggaaaatattttccaaagaaaattttttcaaagaaaataaatgcttTCCTATTCGTTTCCGGTGTTTGGTTGACTAGTCCGGCCTCCTGGAAATTTAAGCCCATTAGATCTCGAATCCAACCCACAGCAGCACCTTGCATCCTAACATACATTTTGCTTCGTCATGCCTACCATCCACGTTCTTTTCCCCCTTGTCACCAC
This window encodes:
- the LOC113702461 gene encoding probable CoA ligase CCL11, yielding MRRREALAERLERKFSIIFLSFIHLFMDKFKPRLANSSPLTPLTFLERAAIVYGDCTSIVHNTTTTYTWSETYTRCLKIASSILSLGIKRGDVVSVIAPNIPAMYELQFAVPMAGAVLNNINTRLDARTISVLLQHCESKLVFVDYYLRSIVLDAVSMFPQHLTAPVLVLIEDDDADMEVEPSLSRIHGFLDASYEGLVKKSNIDEFEWVRPNNEWDPMTLNYTSGTTSSPKGVVHSHRSLFIITFDSLVNWSVPKQPIYLWTLPMFHSNGWSYTWGMAAVGGTNICLRRVDAGIIYACVGLHDVTHMCGAPVVLNMIANSSHAKSLKNPVHFLTGGAPPPATVVLRTESLGFVVSHGYGLTEVAGVVVSCAWKPMWNALPATERAKLKARQGVRTLGMTEVDVVEPETGVSVKKDGSSMGEIVLRGGCLMLGYLKNPEGTSRCLRENGWLYTGDVGVMHPDGYLEIKDRSKDIIISGGENVSSVEVESVLYTNPVVNEAAVVAKPDDYWGETPCAFVSLKENVRKKPREKDIIEFCRARLPHYMVPKNVVFMDELPKTATGKIQKFSLRDVAKKIGMLPQAAAVISRM